A single genomic interval of Bradyrhizobium japonicum USDA 6 harbors:
- a CDS encoding PHA/PHB synthase family protein — MRDRSTQPTWDPLVLAGQLHSVAKQSQLLMQRFATSQADATKVGMGDTSTLGFDFVDLMTRMMSDPTPVAKAQIDLFNDSMAVWKSAAESMWLTRPCESDKPKDKRFKHPDWTENAVFNYVKESYLVAAKAILSTVRDVKGMDDATARKVEFYTRQFVDAISPSNFVATNPEVLKATLETGGQNLLRGLDNLLSDLGRGEGRLSITMTDMKAFRLGENIATTPGKIVFQNNLMQLIQYAPSTSDVRKRPLLIIPPWINKFYVLDLQPKNSLIKWAVDQGHTVFVISWVNPDEKLAEKGFEDYMLEGPVAALDAIKRATGEEQVNAIGYCLGGTLLASTAAYLAANEDDRIASATYFVTLVDFAEVGDLAVFIDQEQLATLERRMRERGYLDAQDMATSFNMLRANDLIWSFVVNNYLLGKEQLPFDLLFWNSDSTRMPAAMHSFYLREMYLENRLSKPGGITLAGTPIDLSRIKIPSFILSTREDHIAPWTSTYAATRLYSGPVKFVLSASGHMAGVISAPGSKYGHWTNDNLPPTPDQWFADATSHRDSWWPVWDEWVSRLDHQRVPAREPGGGNLPVIEDAPGSYVRVRAVAS, encoded by the coding sequence ATGAGAGATCGATCGACGCAACCTACGTGGGATCCTCTTGTTCTCGCCGGCCAACTGCACTCGGTCGCGAAGCAGAGCCAGTTGTTGATGCAGCGGTTCGCCACATCCCAGGCCGACGCCACGAAGGTCGGCATGGGAGACACCTCGACGCTCGGGTTTGATTTCGTCGATCTCATGACAAGAATGATGTCGGACCCGACGCCGGTGGCGAAGGCCCAGATCGACCTCTTCAACGACAGCATGGCGGTTTGGAAGTCGGCGGCAGAAAGCATGTGGCTGACGCGGCCTTGCGAGTCCGACAAACCCAAGGACAAGCGTTTCAAGCATCCCGACTGGACCGAGAATGCGGTCTTTAACTACGTGAAGGAAAGCTACCTGGTCGCCGCAAAGGCAATCCTTTCGACCGTCCGAGACGTCAAGGGCATGGACGACGCCACTGCTCGAAAGGTCGAGTTCTACACGCGTCAGTTCGTCGACGCCATTTCTCCTTCGAACTTCGTCGCCACCAATCCGGAGGTGCTCAAAGCCACGCTGGAGACCGGAGGACAAAACCTGCTCCGCGGGCTGGACAACCTGCTTTCCGATCTCGGTCGTGGCGAGGGTCGCCTCTCCATCACGATGACCGACATGAAGGCATTCCGGCTCGGCGAGAATATCGCGACGACTCCCGGGAAGATCGTCTTCCAGAACAACCTGATGCAGCTTATCCAGTACGCTCCTTCGACAAGCGACGTACGCAAGCGGCCTCTCCTCATTATCCCGCCGTGGATCAACAAGTTCTACGTCCTCGATCTTCAGCCGAAGAATTCGCTTATCAAGTGGGCGGTCGACCAAGGCCATACCGTCTTCGTCATCTCCTGGGTCAATCCGGACGAGAAGCTCGCTGAGAAGGGCTTCGAAGACTACATGCTCGAGGGTCCGGTCGCGGCCCTGGATGCAATCAAAAGGGCGACCGGCGAAGAGCAGGTCAATGCCATCGGATACTGTCTTGGAGGCACTCTGCTCGCCTCAACGGCCGCCTACCTGGCCGCGAACGAAGACGACAGGATCGCAAGCGCAACCTACTTCGTGACGCTGGTGGATTTCGCGGAAGTCGGTGATCTGGCCGTCTTCATAGATCAGGAGCAGCTCGCAACGCTCGAAAGGCGCATGCGCGAGCGCGGATATCTCGACGCTCAGGATATGGCGACATCATTCAATATGTTGCGGGCCAACGACCTAATCTGGTCCTTCGTCGTGAACAACTACTTGCTCGGCAAGGAGCAGCTCCCGTTCGACCTACTGTTTTGGAACTCGGACTCCACACGGATGCCCGCTGCCATGCATTCATTCTACCTCCGAGAGATGTATCTGGAAAATCGTCTATCCAAGCCCGGCGGCATCACGCTCGCTGGCACCCCGATCGACCTGTCGCGGATCAAGATCCCGTCGTTCATCCTGTCCACGCGCGAGGACCATATCGCCCCATGGACGTCGACCTATGCGGCGACGCGTCTATATTCCGGTCCCGTCAAATTCGTTCTGTCCGCCTCAGGACACATGGCGGGAGTCATCAGCGCACCGGGCAGCAAGTACGGCCATTGGACGAACGATAACTTGCCGCCTACCCCCGACCAGTGGTTCGCAGATGCAACCAGTCATCGGGACTCCTGGTGGCCCGTTTGGGACGAGTGGGTGAGCCGCCTGGATCATCAGCGCGTTCCCGCGCGCGAACCGGGCGGCGGCAACTTGCCGGTCATCGAGGACGCTCCTGGCTCCTACGTGCGCGTGAGAGCGGTAGCATCCTAG
- a CDS encoding glutathione S-transferase C-terminal domain-containing protein yields the protein MTLAALVGAQQAFSLQADGGQPPRTGVLAESRVICEYLNDLADGKLFPKLQAQHWRALGDQGTADGILAATPLSRYELAVRPPEKLWLPGSMASWTRSKPCFRDIEGCPMLGERVDIGTIIFACAFGYLDLRFPDFDWRSRHPKCAAWFTSFEARTSMQAKRHSVA from the coding sequence GTGACACTCGCCGCTCTAGTTGGTGCGCAGCAAGCATTTTCCCTTCAGGCGGACGGCGGACAACCTCCACGAACAGGTGTCCTCGCTGAAAGCCGCGTTATCTGCGAATATCTCAATGACCTCGCAGACGGAAAACTGTTTCCGAAGTTGCAGGCGCAACATTGGCGAGCGCTGGGCGATCAGGGCACTGCCGACGGCATTCTGGCCGCCACGCCGCTCTCGCGCTACGAGCTTGCGGTCCGTCCGCCCGAGAAGCTCTGGCTGCCCGGCTCGATGGCCAGTTGGACAAGGTCGAAACCTTGCTTCCGCGATATAGAAGGCTGCCCCATGCTCGGCGAGCGCGTCGACATCGGCACGATCATCTTCGCCTGCGCCTTCGGCTATCTTGATCTGCGCTTCCCCGACTTCGACTGGCGCTCGCGCCATCCGAAATGCGCCGCATGGTTCACCAGCTTCGAGGCGCGGACGTCGATGCAGGCGAAGCGGCACTCGGTTGCTTGA
- the htpG gene encoding molecular chaperone HtpG: MTTSDTAAHTQPFQAEVSELLHLMVHSVYSETDIFLRELVSNASDACDKLRYEAIASPELLGEGDALKIRIIPNKTAGTLTIADNGIGMERQELIDHLGTIARSGTKAFVSKLKEAKDGLGLIGQFGVGFYSAFMVAEKIVVVSRRAGESDVWSWTSSGGSGFEIARASDEEAARVARGTEIVLHLKDDAKKYLETYEIERIVSAYSDNILFPIELVPEEGEPRQINSASALWQRSKSELTAEDYKKAYQQIASAFDDPAMTLHYRAEGRYSYAVLLFAPSTKPFDLFEPNRKGRVKLYVRRVFITDDADLLPGYLRFIRGVVDSEDLPLNISREMLQNNPQLAQIRKAVATRVVSELESLADKDPENFARIWDAFGAVLKEGIYEDFERREKLLSLSRFTTTSGEKRSLKDVIAGFKPNQTEIYYLVGDSIERLKSNPRLEAATARGIEVLLLSDPVDAFWTSMPSEFDGKPLKSLSQGDLNLDLIPRTDEPDEAKQDEPAADEAATIAMIKAALGERVSDVKVSTRLTSSASCLVADSQGPSRELERILSQQNRGMRTKPILEINLRHPLVTAITRAQAGSRAVDDLSLLLLEQAQILDGELPEDPAAFAARLNRLVLQGLGG; this comes from the coding sequence ATGACGACGTCAGATACGGCCGCGCATACGCAGCCTTTCCAGGCCGAGGTTTCCGAGCTTCTGCACCTCATGGTGCACTCCGTCTATTCCGAGACCGATATCTTCCTCCGCGAGCTCGTCTCCAACGCGTCCGACGCCTGCGACAAACTGCGCTATGAAGCCATCGCCAGCCCGGAGCTGCTGGGCGAGGGCGACGCGCTCAAGATCCGGATCATTCCCAACAAGACGGCCGGAACGCTCACGATCGCCGATAACGGCATCGGCATGGAGCGCCAGGAGCTGATCGACCATCTCGGCACCATTGCCCGTTCCGGCACCAAGGCGTTCGTCTCGAAGCTGAAGGAGGCCAAGGACGGCCTCGGCCTGATCGGCCAGTTCGGCGTCGGCTTCTATTCCGCCTTCATGGTCGCCGAGAAGATCGTCGTGGTCAGCCGCCGTGCCGGCGAGAGCGACGTGTGGAGCTGGACGTCCTCCGGCGGCTCCGGCTTCGAGATCGCGCGCGCAAGCGATGAGGAAGCGGCGCGCGTGGCACGCGGCACCGAGATCGTCCTGCACCTGAAGGACGACGCGAAGAAGTATCTCGAGACCTACGAGATCGAGCGCATCGTCAGTGCCTATTCCGACAACATCCTGTTCCCCATCGAGCTGGTGCCGGAAGAGGGCGAGCCGCGCCAGATCAACTCGGCGAGCGCGCTGTGGCAGCGTTCCAAGTCCGAGCTGACGGCCGAGGACTACAAGAAGGCCTATCAGCAGATCGCATCGGCCTTCGACGATCCCGCGATGACGCTGCACTACCGCGCGGAAGGCCGCTATTCCTACGCCGTGCTGCTGTTCGCGCCGTCGACGAAGCCGTTCGACCTGTTCGAGCCGAACCGCAAGGGCCGGGTGAAGCTTTACGTCCGCCGCGTCTTCATCACCGACGATGCCGATCTGCTGCCGGGCTATCTCCGCTTCATCCGCGGCGTGGTCGACAGCGAAGATCTCCCGCTCAACATCTCGCGCGAGATGCTCCAGAACAATCCGCAGCTCGCCCAGATCCGGAAAGCCGTGGCGACCCGGGTCGTATCCGAGCTCGAAAGCCTCGCCGACAAGGACCCGGAGAATTTTGCCAGGATCTGGGACGCCTTCGGCGCAGTGCTGAAAGAAGGCATCTACGAGGATTTCGAGCGGCGCGAAAAGCTGCTGTCCTTGTCGCGCTTCACCACCACCTCGGGCGAGAAGCGTTCGTTGAAGGACGTCATCGCCGGTTTCAAGCCGAACCAGACCGAGATCTATTATCTCGTCGGCGACAGCATCGAGCGGCTGAAGTCCAATCCGCGGCTGGAAGCCGCGACCGCCCGTGGCATCGAGGTGCTGCTGCTGTCGGATCCGGTCGACGCCTTCTGGACCTCGATGCCATCGGAGTTCGACGGCAAGCCGCTGAAATCGCTGAGCCAGGGCGATCTCAATCTCGACCTGATCCCGCGCACCGACGAGCCCGACGAGGCGAAGCAGGACGAGCCGGCCGCCGACGAGGCCGCCACCATCGCGATGATCAAGGCCGCGCTCGGCGAGCGCGTCAGCGACGTCAAGGTCTCGACGCGCCTCACCAGCTCCGCCTCCTGCCTCGTCGCCGACAGCCAGGGCCCGAGCCGCGAGCTCGAGCGTATCCTGTCGCAGCAGAACCGCGGCATGCGCACCAAGCCGATCCTCGAGATCAATCTGCGCCATCCGCTGGTGACGGCGATCACCAGGGCGCAAGCCGGCTCCAGGGCGGTCGATGATCTCAGCCTGCTCCTGCTCGAACAGGCGCAGATCCTGGACGGCGAATTGCCCGAAGACCCTGCCGCGTTTGCGGCAAGGTTGAACCGGCTGGTCCTGCAGGGGCTGGGCGGGTAG
- a CDS encoding SDR family NAD(P)-dependent oxidoreductase, with protein MDLKLAGKVALVTGASVGLGRAIAQKLAEEGCRLAIVARREDRLRNAADEIAASGRERPLMIVADVTQHEAAARIRDEVLAAFGRLDILVNNAGGSRPFDGLGTRQQWDEAMALNFHAGRELAHAFVPMMQAQKFGRIINLTGGDEPLALNGGIPPNGATHIWAKSLSRVVGKDGITVNSIPPGRLHSEQIDQKLLPTEESQRKWVAENCPAGYIGEPEALAVLVAFLASPLARYITGQVIHVDGGARRFSH; from the coding sequence ATGGATCTTAAGCTCGCCGGCAAGGTCGCGCTTGTCACCGGTGCCAGCGTCGGCCTCGGCCGCGCGATCGCGCAGAAGCTTGCTGAAGAGGGATGTCGTCTCGCAATCGTGGCCCGGCGAGAAGACCGCCTAAGAAATGCTGCGGACGAGATTGCGGCTTCTGGACGCGAGCGGCCGTTGATGATCGTCGCAGATGTCACACAGCACGAGGCAGCCGCGCGTATCAGAGATGAGGTGCTTGCCGCTTTCGGCCGCCTCGACATCCTCGTCAACAATGCCGGCGGTTCGCGGCCCTTCGACGGCCTAGGCACACGTCAGCAATGGGATGAGGCTATGGCGCTTAATTTTCATGCCGGTCGTGAACTCGCCCATGCCTTCGTGCCCATGATGCAGGCTCAGAAATTCGGTCGGATCATCAATCTGACCGGAGGCGATGAGCCGTTGGCGTTGAATGGTGGCATTCCGCCCAATGGAGCCACCCATATCTGGGCAAAGTCGCTTTCCCGTGTTGTCGGCAAGGATGGGATCACGGTCAATTCGATCCCGCCCGGCCGGCTACACTCCGAGCAGATCGATCAGAAATTATTGCCGACCGAGGAATCTCAGCGCAAATGGGTCGCGGAGAATTGTCCTGCTGGCTATATCGGGGAGCCGGAAGCTCTCGCAGTGCTTGTCGCCTTTCTTGCCTCTCCACTTGCCCGTTACATCACGGGCCAGGTAATCCACGTTGACGGAGGTGCGCGACGCTTCTCGCACTAG
- a CDS encoding DUF3551 domain-containing protein, with protein MRLPILTLTAIAALFASADADAQTYDPRYPVCMHVYTSGGRGGGGDYYDCSFTSIPQCRATASGRAASCDVNPYYAFDEPPPPPRRRQKKSN; from the coding sequence ATGCGCCTGCCTATCCTGACCCTCACCGCGATTGCCGCGCTGTTCGCGTCGGCAGATGCCGACGCCCAGACCTATGATCCGCGCTATCCGGTGTGCATGCACGTCTATACTTCGGGCGGCCGGGGCGGTGGCGGCGACTATTACGACTGCTCGTTCACCTCGATCCCGCAGTGCCGGGCCACGGCGTCGGGCCGCGCGGCGAGCTGCGACGTCAATCCCTACTATGCTTTCGACGAACCGCCGCCGCCGCCGCGCCGGCGTCAAAAGAAGTCGAACTAG